From the Streptomyces sp. NBC_00390 genome, the window AACATCATCAAGGTTCATGGTCGGCACCGTATGCACCCACACCGACAACCAATGCACCACACCGGCCCCGAGACCGGTGGTGCCCACCCCCGCGCTGCTGTCCCGGCGGGGGCCGACGTTGAGACGCTCGTCGAAATGGGCGTCGTCGAAGAACAACCAGCGCCGCCACCGGGCCCACTGGCGGAGCTACCGGCCGAGTAGCCCTGGACCGCCTCCGTGGTATCCCTGAGGACCATGACGGCGCCCCATCCCGGGTTCTGTGGGCACCGGTCAGCTTTTCCCCCTCCTGCCTTCGGGCAGGAGGAGGCAGGCAACTTTGTGCGTCCGCATGACTGTCAGAGCCCGGTCGTACAGTGGGCTCATCATCCACCAAGCATTGCGGTGGTTGCTTCTGGCCCCGCTTCGGGAGTGATGCCCCGGAGCGGGGCACGCTGCTTTCAGCGTGGGCCAACTGCCTCAGCTGCGTCGAGGGCCAGGTGCCAAGGGTAGCCTTCGGGCCGACCTTGTCCTGGCCGGTTGGGCACGAAGCCGCCTTCTCCGTACAGAACTGTGACCCCCGCGCCCCGCAGGGTCTCCACCGACCGTTCGAACTGCGGGTGCTGCACGTAGGCCGCGTTCACGCACGGCATCGTCACCGTCGGGATCCCCTTGCCGATCCCTTCGGCCATCACTCCGACGACGAACTTGCTTGTGAGCCCGAGCGCCCACTCATTCATGGTGTTGAACGTCGCGGGAGCGACCAGGATGATGTCAGCGGGCGGCCAAACGTCTGGCTGGCCAGGCAGTTTGTACTCGGATCGGATCGGGTGACCGGTGAGTGCGGCCAGACCGTCGAGGCTGTTCTCGAGCCAGCGGGCCGCAGTTGGCGTCAGGCCGAGGCAGACGTCCCAGCTGCGGGTCTGCGCGTCTTCGATCACCTTCGCGATGTCGAACACAGGCGGAGCAGCTGAGGCGAAGAGATACAGAGTCCGGATCATGGGCCCTATCCGATCACACGACTCCGCCCCGATCCGAGGAGGATTCGGGGCG encodes:
- a CDS encoding flavoprotein, whose product is MIRTLYLFASAAPPVFDIAKVIEDAQTRSWDVCLGLTPTAARWLENSLDGLAALTGHPIRSEYKLPGQPDVWPPADIILVAPATFNTMNEWALGLTSKFVVGVMAEGIGKGIPTVTMPCVNAAYVQHPQFERSVETLRGAGVTVLYGEGGFVPNRPGQGRPEGYPWHLALDAAEAVGPR